A part of Paenarthrobacter sp. A20 genomic DNA contains:
- a CDS encoding bleomycin resistance protein translates to MASPPVHDLAVPNLPSQDFDATEAFYSAFGFERLFRDQGWMILTRAGLQLEFFPAPDLDPLSSNFMCCLRVTDVDELYDAILRSGVPVAMAGMPRLHPVRMQTWGLRAGYLVDPDGTQLTLIEQRA, encoded by the coding sequence ATGGCCTCGCCACCGGTGCACGATCTCGCCGTTCCAAATCTGCCATCGCAAGACTTCGATGCGACCGAGGCGTTCTACAGCGCCTTCGGTTTTGAACGCCTGTTCCGCGATCAGGGATGGATGATCCTCACGCGGGCCGGACTGCAGCTGGAGTTCTTTCCGGCCCCGGACCTCGATCCGCTGTCCAGCAACTTCATGTGTTGCTTGCGTGTTACTGATGTCGACGAACTGTACGACGCCATTCTCCGATCCGGTGTACCCGTCGCTATGGCGGGCATGCCACGTCTGCACCCGGTCCGCATGCAAACATGGGGACTCCGCGCCGGATACCTCGTAGACCCCGATGGTACGCAGCTCACCCTCATCGAGCAGCGGGCCTGA
- a CDS encoding histidine phosphatase family protein, translating to MATLILVRHGRTTANASGLLAGRAIGVSLDQVGRDQAALTGERLATVPVVGVVTSPLERCQQTAQLIIDRQAGTPYTPVDPDLTECDYGQWQGRKLSDLATENLWPLVQSQPSAVVFPGGESMAAMQSRSVAAIRRHDAAFEAEYGPEAVWVAVSHGDVIKSILADALGMHLDLFQRISVSPASVSIVNYSASRPSVYATNTEAGDLSWLSKGIRSGDAPVGGGAGQKTP from the coding sequence ATGGCAACACTTATTCTCGTGCGGCACGGCCGTACTACAGCCAATGCCAGTGGACTGCTCGCCGGTCGTGCCATCGGCGTCAGCCTGGACCAGGTGGGGCGCGACCAAGCGGCTCTGACCGGAGAGCGGCTCGCGACCGTGCCCGTCGTCGGCGTCGTGACGAGTCCGCTTGAGCGTTGCCAGCAGACCGCCCAGCTCATCATCGATCGCCAAGCTGGCACCCCTTACACGCCTGTGGATCCCGATCTCACTGAATGCGATTACGGCCAGTGGCAGGGCCGCAAACTCAGTGATCTCGCGACCGAAAACCTGTGGCCTCTGGTGCAGTCGCAACCATCCGCCGTCGTCTTTCCGGGCGGTGAGTCCATGGCAGCGATGCAGTCCCGGTCGGTGGCGGCGATCCGGCGCCACGATGCAGCCTTCGAAGCCGAGTATGGGCCAGAGGCCGTCTGGGTGGCAGTGAGCCATGGTGACGTCATCAAGTCAATCCTCGCCGACGCGCTGGGAATGCACCTTGACCTGTTCCAGCGTATAAGCGTCAGCCCTGCCTCCGTATCAATCGTCAACTACAGCGCCAGCCGGCCGAGCGTCTACGCGACCAACACAGAAGCAGGTGATCTGTCATGGCTGTCGAAAGGCATCCGTTCGGGCGATGCGCCGGTGGGTGGCGGTGCAGGGCAGAAGACGCCATAA